Proteins from one Psilocybe cubensis strain MGC-MH-2018 chromosome 11, whole genome shotgun sequence genomic window:
- a CDS encoding 37S ribosomal protein S4-like, mitochondrial: MRNKNPLNLHKSLPCMSWSPKNLYNVWRRTVGPESEDLTFKATTEQTLFQQRWRSKAAVRAYHGEYIPEKVFKRWYLPDTIPDVRPRRQVIGDDKTDLEHYAKRKTRVKEQEKKLEEEIEKKGLAPVGSLMFREVERRMDVFLFRCCFVHSVYEARRLIIHGYVKLNGKKHSHANTRLAPGDMVSVDPTAIRFLKTPYGAMERITGPVPKTAKPAAQSEASESDAAKSEEDQTTKSEETEATKGEDAATKAVAKTEEPYVPYYKRPPTPFYLPEYASPWLFIPAYIEVSFKTCSAIYVRHPTARPGYSEIPTPYDADGAVIRYAWEWYVQRRPRMRSQSQRARMPMDRVVELEKSLNKDRRAFTFSKELYEKSKISWRHELPQGFNAEEWLKTHANRRWVQYWAKKQEKLRSSQPAKRVRPLKLGPSAPVKALVD, from the exons ATGCGCAACAAAAACCCTCTCAACCTTCACAAGTCGCTCCCTTGCATG AGCTGGTCTCCAAAAAACTTGTACAATGTTTGGAGACGAACAGTTGGACCTGAATCAGAAGACCTCACGTTCAAAGCCACCACAGAGCAGACGCTGTTCCAACAGAGATGGCGTTCGAAGGCTGCTGTGCGCGCATACCACGGAGAATATATCCCTGAAAAGGTTTTCAAACGATGGTACCTTCCCGACACCATACCCGATGTGCGTCCCCGTCGACAGGTTATTGGAGATGATAAAACGGACTTGGAGCATTACGCCAAACGGAAGACAAGGGTGAAAGAACAGGAAAAGAAAttggaggaggaaattgaGAAGAAGGGTCTTGCTCCAGTCGGAAGCTTGATGTTCAGAGAGGTTGAGAGGAGGATGGACGTGTTCCTGTTCAGATGCTGTTTTGTGCACAGTGTGTACGAGGCGCGAAGGCTGATTATTCACGGCTACGTGAAGCTCAATGGGAAAAAG CACTCCCATGCCAACACGCGACTAGCCCCGGGGGACATGGTGTCGGTTGATCCTACTGCTATTCGATTCCTCAAAACGCCATACGGTGCTATGGAGCGTATTACTGGACCTGTACCTAAAACTGCTAAACCCGCCGCCCAAAGTGAAGCCTCAGAATCTGATGCTGCGAAATCAGAGGAGGATCAGACCACCAAGTCAGAAGAAACTGAGGCAACTAAAGGAGAGGATGCTGCGACCAAAGCAGTGGCTAAAACCGAGGAACCGTACGTTCCATACTACAAACGCCCTCCTACGCCATTCTACCTTCCCGAATATGCCTCCCCTTGGCTCTTCATTCCCGCCTACATCGAAGTGTCCTTCAAGACATGCTCTGCTATCTATGTGCGCCATCCCACCGCACGACCAGGTTACTCTGAAATCCCTACTCCTTACGATGCCGACGGCGCTGTCATTCGATATGCCTGGGAGTGGTACGTGCAACGCCGACCACGCATGAGGTCCCAGAGTCAACGCGCTCGTATGCCAATGGACAGAGTCGTTGAGCTCGAGAAATCCCTGAACAAGGACCGACGTGCGTTCACCTTCAGCAAGGAGCTTTACGAGAAGAGCAAGATCAGTTGGAGACATGAACTTCCTCAAGGGTTTAATGCAGAGGAGTGGCTGAAGACCCATGCCAATAGGCGGTGGGTACAATACTGGGCGAAGAAACAGGAGAAGCTGCGCTCATCACAGCCAGCAAAACGG GTCCGCCCACTGAAGCTTGGACCTTCTGCACCTGTTAAGGCTTTGGTAGACTAA